The proteins below are encoded in one region of Coleofasciculaceae cyanobacterium:
- the rlmB gene encoding 23S rRNA (guanosine(2251)-2'-O)-methyltransferase RlmB: protein MKPNKTSSQPRKRSQSESVSALIAPSQPKEEIDLTYGRHAVLAALKGDRQINRIWIVDKLMAHGQFYPLVKEAKANGTIIDEVDSRRLSQLTQGGNHQGIAAQVAPYSYWDLSKLINQAKQTPDPVIVIADGIEDPHNLGAIIRTAEALGVQGLIIPQRRAAGITSSVMKVAAGALENMAIARVVNLNQAISKLKEAGFWIYGTTADTDTMLYETNFNGAVGLVIGSEGKGLSQLTEKNCDQLVAIPLVGQTPSLNASVAAAIALYEIFRQRQ from the coding sequence GTGAAACCCAATAAAACTTCTTCTCAGCCAAGAAAAAGAAGCCAATCTGAATCAGTTTCGGCTCTGATCGCACCATCGCAACCGAAGGAAGAAATTGATTTAACTTATGGTCGTCATGCCGTATTAGCAGCATTAAAAGGCGATCGCCAAATCAATCGCATTTGGATTGTCGATAAATTAATGGCTCATGGACAGTTTTATCCCCTGGTTAAAGAAGCCAAAGCCAACGGCACAATTATCGATGAGGTGGATTCCCGTCGTCTGTCCCAGCTAACCCAGGGGGGCAATCATCAAGGTATTGCAGCTCAAGTTGCTCCCTATTCTTATTGGGACTTATCCAAGCTGATTAACCAGGCAAAACAGACTCCTGACCCTGTAATCGTGATTGCTGATGGAATTGAAGATCCTCACAATTTAGGGGCAATTATTCGTACAGCAGAAGCTTTAGGAGTTCAAGGATTAATTATTCCCCAACGTAGAGCAGCGGGTATAACTTCTAGCGTCATGAAGGTAGCAGCAGGGGCATTAGAAAATATGGCGATCGCTAGAGTAGTAAACCTGAACCAAGCGATCTCTAAACTTAAAGAAGCGGGTTTTTGGATCTATGGCACGACTGCCGATACCGATACAATGCTCTACGAAACAAACTTCAATGGTGCAGTGGGACTAGTCATCGGCTCCGAAGGCAAAGGTTTGAGTCAGTTGACTGAAAAAAACTGTGACCAGTTAGTCGCGATTCCTTTAGTAGGTCAAACACCTAGTCTTAATGCTTCTGTGGCAGCAGCGATCGCTCTTTATGAAATATTTAGACAAAGACAATAA
- a CDS encoding STAS domain-containing protein: MLIVKNHQGTVEEEIIPEQLNLTVSLRGTREVRENNQIFRLTGLLDAFSEPAFRKVIGNCIDEGPKNLVLVLAQIDFIDSSGLGALVQLVKKAQTAGGSLQVVTNPRVTQTVKLVRLEKFLSLQPSVEEAMKNIKN; the protein is encoded by the coding sequence GTGCTGATTGTTAAAAATCATCAAGGTACAGTTGAGGAGGAGATTATTCCTGAGCAGCTAAACCTGACTGTGAGCTTAAGAGGCACCCGTGAAGTCAGGGAAAATAACCAAATATTTCGTCTTACTGGATTACTAGATGCCTTTTCTGAACCAGCATTCCGCAAGGTCATCGGTAACTGTATAGACGAAGGACCAAAAAATCTGGTTTTGGTTCTGGCACAGATTGATTTTATTGATAGTTCTGGTTTAGGAGCTTTGGTGCAGCTCGTTAAAAAGGCACAAACTGCTGGTGGAAGCTTGCAGGTTGTTACTAATCCACGAGTTACTCAAACCGTAAAGCTAGTTCGTCTAGAGAAATTTCTTTCTCTCCAGCCTTCTGTTGAAGAGGCAATGAAAAACATCAAAAATTAA
- a CDS encoding AAA family ATPase, with protein MKLNYLQLCNFRQFYGKTPQIKFASGDRNTTVIYGNNGAGKTSILNAFTWVLYEKFTAAFASPELLINQRAVTEAQAERGVECWVELQFERDRKLYQLKRKCYANKDSQHQVQYSQTKLFMLVAGDDGRWYPPLEPPEDIINRILPASLHQYFFFDGERIDGFFRQNHNSNIADDTKELLGVKILDRAIEHLKKARRTLQEELEELGDAQTKQLLRKQINLEQEREAINQRIAKIVAQVTQLEQKKANFSQQLLEISGADEIQQLKIKLLKQHKSLKKDLLQSKNKLKKLLSNDSHLIFLPAIADNFLGLLQTLRDRNQLSSGLKQEFIQQLLSQQRCLCGEALNPDTESYNQVKSWLKKVEIKNVEESAIRLETQVSKIEVESANFWQQLDQQQVEIKHHYLELNRIEAEIEQANRQLKSYPNQNTQQLQQNIEAIEDELKNLILEQGENQQQKSDRSTQLDKLSQTIARHQLTESKQKLTQKRIQVAQDAIDRLNEVRTRLEQQFRLTLEQKVQEIFSFISFTPYIPKLSSDYKLTLVENTLGVEAPVAASTGENQILSLSFIGGIIDRVRQWSQRNTLMGYDSSTFPIVMDSPFGSLDQIYRRQVAKAIPQLANQLVILVTKTQWQGEVETETELLIGQEYVLTYYSPKANCESDNIKLSQQNYFLVQPSLNNFEYSAIVPVQHKR; from the coding sequence ATGAAATTAAATTATCTGCAACTGTGTAATTTTAGACAGTTTTACGGCAAAACTCCTCAGATTAAATTTGCTAGCGGAGATCGCAACACGACAGTTATCTATGGCAATAACGGTGCAGGTAAAACTTCGATTCTCAATGCTTTTACCTGGGTACTCTACGAAAAGTTTACGGCAGCTTTTGCTTCTCCAGAACTATTAATTAATCAGCGAGCTGTTACGGAAGCTCAGGCTGAACGGGGTGTGGAATGCTGGGTAGAGCTACAGTTTGAGCGCGATCGCAAACTCTATCAGCTAAAGCGCAAGTGTTACGCTAACAAAGACTCTCAGCATCAGGTGCAGTATAGCCAGACTAAGTTATTTATGTTGGTTGCAGGAGACGATGGACGATGGTATCCACCCCTTGAGCCTCCCGAAGATATTATTAATCGCATTTTACCTGCCAGTCTGCATCAATATTTTTTCTTTGATGGGGAAAGAATTGATGGTTTTTTTCGCCAGAATCATAATTCTAATATCGCCGACGATACTAAAGAATTGCTGGGAGTTAAGATTTTAGATCGAGCGATCGAGCATTTAAAGAAAGCTCGGAGAACTTTACAAGAAGAGTTAGAAGAACTTGGAGATGCTCAAACTAAACAGTTATTGAGAAAACAAATTAATTTAGAGCAAGAGCGTGAAGCCATCAACCAACGTATTGCCAAAATTGTCGCTCAAGTAACTCAGTTAGAACAGAAAAAAGCGAATTTCTCGCAACAGCTACTAGAGATTAGTGGTGCAGATGAGATTCAACAGCTAAAAATTAAACTGCTCAAACAGCACAAGTCACTCAAAAAAGATTTGCTCCAAAGCAAAAATAAGCTCAAGAAACTACTGTCGAACGATAGCCACCTAATTTTTCTGCCAGCTATAGCTGATAATTTCTTAGGTCTACTACAAACATTACGCGATCGCAACCAACTTTCCAGCGGACTCAAGCAAGAGTTTATTCAACAACTATTATCACAGCAACGCTGTCTTTGTGGCGAAGCTTTAAACCCCGATACTGAATCCTACAACCAAGTTAAGTCTTGGCTCAAAAAAGTTGAAATTAAAAACGTTGAGGAGTCAGCCATTCGTTTAGAGACACAGGTAAGCAAAATTGAAGTAGAGTCAGCTAATTTTTGGCAACAGCTAGACCAACAGCAAGTAGAAATTAAGCATCATTATCTTGAACTCAACCGTATCGAAGCAGAGATAGAACAAGCTAATAGGCAGCTAAAAAGCTATCCCAATCAAAATACTCAACAGCTACAGCAGAACATAGAGGCAATTGAAGATGAGTTAAAAAACTTAATTTTAGAACAGGGAGAAAATCAGCAGCAAAAAAGCGATCGCTCGACACAGCTAGATAAATTAAGTCAAACCATAGCGCGACATCAGCTAACTGAAAGCAAACAAAAGCTGACTCAAAAGCGAATCCAGGTAGCGCAGGATGCGATCGACCGATTAAACGAAGTTAGAACACGTCTAGAACAGCAGTTTCGCCTAACTTTAGAACAAAAAGTCCAGGAAATATTTAGCTTTATTTCTTTTACTCCTTATATTCCAAAGCTCAGTAGTGATTATAAATTAACCTTGGTGGAAAATACATTAGGGGTAGAAGCACCTGTTGCAGCCTCTACAGGAGAAAACCAAATCTTAAGCCTGTCGTTTATCGGGGGCATTATCGACCGAGTGAGACAATGGAGTCAGCGCAATACTCTTATGGGTTACGATAGCAGCACTTTTCCCATCGTCATGGACTCCCCCTTCGGTAGCTTAGACCAAATTTACCGTAGACAGGTAGCCAAAGCGATTCCTCAACTAGCCAATCAATTAGTTATTTTAGTAACCAAGACTCAGTGGCAAGGAGAAGTAGAGACAGAAACAGAATTATTAATTGGTCAAGAATATGTGCTAACTTATTACTCCCCTAAAGCAAACTGTGAGTCAGACAACATTAAATTAAGCCAACAAAATTATTTTTTGGTTCAACCCAGTTTAAACAATTTTGAATATAGCGCGATCGTTCCAGTTCAGCATAAACGCTAA
- a CDS encoding ribonuclease III domain-containing protein, with protein MLDSTATQSTQTNQFEKLSPIALAYIGDAVFELYVRTRFLMPPKRMANYHSQVVTQVRAESQAIHLSVLLPYLVDTEKEILRRGRNACVAKPRRLSRTIYQQATALEALIGYLHLTNPQRLQELLAKLDFNSLSN; from the coding sequence ATGCTAGATTCGACCGCAACTCAATCAACTCAAACTAATCAGTTTGAAAAGTTGTCGCCAATCGCTCTGGCATATATCGGAGATGCTGTATTTGAACTATATGTTCGCACCAGATTCTTAATGCCTCCTAAGCGTATGGCTAATTACCATAGCCAAGTTGTTACCCAAGTAAGAGCCGAAAGTCAGGCGATCCATTTATCAGTGCTTTTGCCTTATCTAGTCGATACAGAAAAAGAAATTTTACGTCGTGGACGCAATGCCTGTGTAGCCAAACCTCGTCGTCTATCTCGTACCATCTATCAGCAAGCGACAGCCTTAGAAGCATTAATTGGCTATCTTCATTTGACTAATCCGCAGCGGTTACAAGAATTATTAGCCAAATTAGATTTTAATTCACTTAGTAATTAA